A single region of the Ursus arctos isolate Adak ecotype North America unplaced genomic scaffold, UrsArc2.0 scaffold_10, whole genome shotgun sequence genome encodes:
- the CYSLTR2 gene encoding cysteinyl leukotriene receptor 2, with amino-acid sequence MERKLMSLPPSTSMPEMEPNGTFSSNNSNGNCTIENFKKDFYPTVYLIIFVWGTLGNGFSIYVFLQSYKKSTSVNVFMLNLAISDFLFTSTLPFRADYYLRGSNWIFGDLACRIMSYSLYVNMYSSIYFLTVLSIVRFLATVHPFRLLHVASIRSAWTLCGIIWILIMAAAVVLLNNGSERKGSAVLCLELNINKIVKLQTMNYVALVIGFLLPFCMLSICYLLIIRALLKVEVPELGLRVSHKKALITIIIALIIFLLCFLPYHILRTLHLLVWKVEICEEKLHKAVVITLALAGANSCLNPLLYYFAGENFKEKLRSTLRKDHLQETKCSIPVCTWLKKETQV; translated from the coding sequence ATGGAGAGAAAACTTATGTCCTTGCCTCCATCCACCTCCATGCCAGAAATGGAACCCAATGGCACCTTCAGCAGTAACAACAGCAACGGGAACTGTACAATTGAAAACTTCAAAAAGGACTTTTACCCCACTGTGTACCTGATAATATTTGTCTGGGGAACCTTGGGAAATGGCTTTTCCATATATGTTTTCCTGCAGTCTTATAAGAAGTCCACATCTGTGAATGTTTTCATGCTAAACCTGGCCATTTCAGATTTCTTATTCACAAGTACACTACCCTTCAGAGCTGACTATTACCTCAGAGGCTCCAATTGGATATTTGGGGACCTGGCCTGCAGGATTATGTCTTATTCTCTGTATGTCAACATGTACAGCAGCATTTATTTCCTGACTGTGCTGAGCATCGTGCGTTTCCTGGCAACTGTTCACCCCTTCCGGCTCCTCCACGTCGCCAGCATCCGGAGTGCCTGGACTCTGTGTGGGATCATATGGATCCTTATCATGGCTGCCGCAGTAGTGCTTCTGAACAATGGCTCTGAGCGGAAGGGCAGTGCCGTATTGTGCTTGGAGCTGAATATCAACAAAATTGTTAAACTGCAGACCATGAACTACGTCGCCTTGGTGATAGGCTTCCTGCTGCCGTTCTGCATGCTCAGCATTTGTTACCTGCTGATCATTCGAGCTCTGTTAAAGGTGGAGGTCCCAGAATTGGGTCTGCGGGTTTCTCACAAGAAGGCacttatcaccatcatcattgccTTGATCATCTTCCTCCTGTGTTTCCTGCCCTATCACATACTGAGgaccctccacctgcttgtgtggAAAGTGGAGATATGCGAAGAGAAGCTGCATAAAGCTGTGGTCATCACGCTGGCCTTGGCAGGAGCCAATAGCTGCCTCAATCCTTTGCTCTACTACTTTGCTGgggaaaattttaaggaaaaactaAGGTCTACACTCAGAAAAGATCACCTACAGGAGACAAAGTGCAGCATTCCTGTCTGCACgtggttgaaaaaggaaacacaGGTTTAA